A genomic window from Prunus persica cultivar Lovell chromosome G2, Prunus_persica_NCBIv2, whole genome shotgun sequence includes:
- the LOC18785045 gene encoding anthocyanidin 3-O-glucosyltransferase 2, with translation MAPQPIDDDHIVYEHHVAALAFPFSTHASPTLALVRRLAAASPNTLFSFFSTSQSNNSLFSNTITNLPRNIKVFDVADGVPEGYVFAGKPQEDIELFMKAAPHNFTTSLDACVAHTGKRLTCLITDAFLWFGANLAHDLGVPWLPLWLSGLNSLSLHVHTDLLRHTIGTQSIAGRENELITKNVNIPGMSKVRIKDLPEGVIFGNLDSVFSRMLHQMGQLLPRANAVLVNSFEELDIAVTNDLKSKFNKLLNVGPFNLAAAASPPLPEAPTAADDVTGCLSWLDKQKAASSVVYVSFGSVARPPEKELMAMAQALEASGVPFLWSLKDSFKTPLLNELLIKATNGMVVPWAPQPRVLAHASVGAFVTHCGWSSLLETIAGGVPMICRPFFGDQRVNARLVEDVLEIGVTVEDGVFTKHGMIKYFDQVLSQQRGKKMRENINTVKLLAQQSVEPKGGSAQNFKLLLDVISGSTKV, from the exons ATGGCACCACAACCGATTGATGATGATCATATTGTGTATGAGCATCATGTGGCGGCCCTAGCCTTCCCTTTCTCCACCCATGCCAGTCCCACCTTGGCCCTCGTCCGCCGCCTAGCCGCTGCCTCTCCCAACACTCTCTTCTCATTCTTCAGCACTTCACAATCCAACAACTCACTCTTTTCCAACACTATTACCAATCTTCCACGTAACATAAAGGTGTTTGATGTGGCTGATGGCGTCCCCGAAGGCTATGTGTTTGCGGGTAAGCCCCAGGAGGATATTGAGCTTTTCATGAAGGCTGCCCCCCACAACTTTACAACCAGCTTAGACGCCTGCGTGGCTCACACCGGGAAGCGCCTCACCTGCTTGATTACCGACGCCTTCCTTTGGTTTGGGGCCAACTTGGCACACGACTTGGGAGTCCCTTGGCTCCCTCTTTGGCTCTCCGGACTTAATTCCCTCTCCCTGCATGTCCATACTGACCTCCTCCGCCACACTATCGGAACTCAAA GTATTGCAGGTCGTGAAAACGAACTCATCACCAAGAATGTCAACATCCCAGGAATGTCCAAAGTACGAATCAAAGATTTGCCTGAAGGTGTCATCTTTGGAAACTTGGACTCAGTCTTCTCGCGCATGCTGCATCAAATGGGCCAACTGCTACCCCGTGCCAACGCAGTTCTCGTAAACAGCTTTGAAGAACTGGATATTGCCGTAACAAACGATTTGAAATCCAAATTCAACAAGCTTCTCAATGTCGGACCTTTCAACctagctgctgctgcttcccCTCCACTGCCGGAAGCCCCAACAGCCGCAGACGACGTTACTGGTTGCCTATCCTGGCTTGACAAACAAAAGGCGGCATCCTCCGTGGTGTATGTTAGTTTTGGGTCAGTCGCAAGGCCACCGGAGAAGGAGCTTATGGCGATGGCACAAGCCTTGGAAGCCAGCGGGGTACCCTTCTTATGGTCTCTCAAGGACAGTTTTAAGACACCTTTGCTAAATGAGTTGCTAATAAAAGCAACTAATGGGATGGTGGTGCCCTGGGCTCCCCAGCCACGTGTCCTAGCCCATGCTTCAGTCGGAGCCTTCGTAACGCACTGCGGTTGGAGCTCATTGCTGGAGACTATAGCAGGCGGGGTGCCAATGATTTGCAGGCCTTTCTTTGGCGACCAAAGGGTCAACGCAAGACTGGTGGAGGACGTGTTGGAGATCGGGGTCACTGTTGAGGATGGGGTTTTTACCAAGCACGGCATGATCAAATATTTTGATCAAGTTTTGTCACAACAAAGagggaagaaaatgagagagaacaTAAACACCGTCAAACTACTCGCACAACAGTCGGTTGAACCAAAAGGGGGCTCAGCtcagaatttcaaattattgcTAGATGTCATATCTGGATCCACTAAAGTATAA
- the LOC18784577 gene encoding protein EXPORTIN 1A, with product MAAEKLRDLSQPIDVGLLDATVAAFYGTGSKEERTAADHILRDLQNNPDMWLQVVHILQSAKNLNTKFFALQVLEGVIKYRWNALPVEQRDGMKNYISDVIVQLSSNEASFRMERLYVNKLNIILVQILKHDWPARWRSFIPDLVSAAKTSETICENCMAILKLLSEEVFDFSRGEMTQLKIKELKQSLNSEFQLIHELCLYVLSASQRAELIRATLSTLHAFLSWIPLGYIFESPLLETLLKFFPMPSYRNLTIQCLTEVAALSFGEFYNAQYVKMYNIFMVQLQTILPSTTNIPQAYANGSSDEQAFIQNLALFLTSFNKSHIRVLETTQENIAALLMGLEYLINISYVDDTEVFKVCLDYWNSLVLELFEAHHNLDNPAATANMMGLQMNLLPGMVDGLGSQIMQRRQIYASIMSKLRLLMICRMAKPEEVLIVEDENGNIVRETLKDNDVLVQYKIMRETLIYLSHLDHEDTEKQMLKKLSKQLSGEDWAWNNLNTLCWAIGSISGSMMEEQENRFLVMVIRDLLNLCEIIKGKDNKAVIASNIMYVVGQYPRFLRAHWKFLKTVVNKLFEFMHETHPGVQDMACDTFLKIVQKCKRKFVIVQLGENEPFVSELLTGLPTTVADLEPHQIHTFYEAVGNMIQAESDPQKRDEYLQRLMNLPNQKWAEIIGQARLSVDFLKDQEVIRTVLNILQTNTSVASSLGTFFLSQISLIFLDMLNVYRMYSELVSSSIAEGGPFASKTSYVKLLRSVKRETLKLIETFLDKAEDQAHIGKQIVPPMLDPVLGDYARNLPDARESEVLSLFATIINKYKGAMIDDVPRIFEAVFQCTLEMITKNFEDYPEHRLKFFSLLRAIAAHCFPALIRLSSPQLKLVMDSIIWAFRHTERNIAETGLNLLLEMLKNFQKSEFCNQFYRTYFLTIEQEIFAVLTDTFHKPGFKLHVLVLQHLFCLVESGTLTEPLWDIAAVPYPYPNNGIFVREYTIKLLSTSFPNMTGTEVTQFVSGLFDSRTDLSTFKNHIRDFLVQSKEFSAQDNKDLYAEEAAAQREKDRQRMLSIPGLIAPNEIQDEMVDS from the exons ATGGCGGCCGAGAAGCTTAGGGACTTGAGCCAACCGATTGACGTCGGCTTGCTCGATGCCACCGTCGCTGCCTTCTACGGCACCGGATCTAAGGAGGAG AGGACAGCTGCAGACCATATATTGCGGGACTTGCAGAACAATCCGGATATGTGGCTTCAAGTTGTGCACATTTTACAGAGCGCCAAGAACCTAAACACCAAGTTCTTTGCCTTGCAG GTCCTAGAAGGGGTTATCAAGTATAGGTGGAATGCATTACCTGTTGAACAGCGAGATGgaatgaaaaattatatatctGACGTCATTGTTCAG CTATCAAGTAATGAGGCCTCTTTTCGAATGGAGAGACTGTATGTCAACAAACTCAATATTATATTGGTTCAG ATTTTGAAGCATGATTGGCCCGCTAGATGGCGAAGCTTTATACCGGATCTCGTTTCAGCAGCTAAAACTAGTGAAACAATTTGTGAGAATTGTATGGCCATATTGAAA CTTCTAAGTGAAGAGGTTTTTGACTTCTCAAGGGGGGAAATGACTCAGCTGAAGATTAAAGAGCTTAAACAATCATTGAACAG TGAGTTTCAACTCATTCATGAGTTATGCCTTTATGTACTATCAGCGTCTCAAAGAGCCGAGCTCATACGTGCGACATTATCCACATTGCATGCTTTCCTCTCGTGGATTCCCTTGGGTTATATATTTGAGTCCCCTTTG CTTGAAACCCTTCTAAAATTTTTTCCGATGCCTTCTTACCGGAATCTCACCATTCAGTGTTTAACGGAG gTTGCAGCACTTAGTTTTGGTGAATTCTACAATGCACAGTATGTTAAgatgtataatatattcatGGTCCAGTTACAG ACTATTCTCCCATCTACAACAAACATCCCTCAAGCTTATGCAAATGGATCTAGCGATGAACAG GCATTCATTCAGAACTTGGCACTGTTTCTCACTTCGTTTAACAAG TCACATATTCGTGTGCTTGAAACCACACAAGAGAATATAGCTGCGTTGCTGATGGGTCTTGAATATCTAATAAACATCTCATATGTGGATGACACTGAAGTTTTTAAG GTTTGCTTAGACTATTGGAATTCCTTGGTTTTGGAATTGTTTGAGGCGCATCATAATTTGGATAACCCTGCAGCAACTGCAAATATGATGGGGCTGCAG ATGAATTTGCTTCCTGGTATGGTTGATGGCCTTGGCTCACAGATTATGCAAAGGCGGCAAATATATGCCAGTATTATGTCAAAGTTGAGGTTGCTCATGATCTGTCGAATGGCTAAGCCAGAAGAGGTTCTCATTGTTGAAGATGAGAATGGGAACATTGTTCGCGAGACCTTGAAGGACAATGATGTTCTTGTTCAATATAAG ATCATGAGGGAGACACTGATATATTTGTCACACCTTGACCATGAGGACACTGAGAAGCAG ATGCTAAAGAAATTAAGCAAGCAACTCAGTGGTGAGGATTGGGCATGGAACAACTTAAACACCTTATGCTGGGCAATAGGGTCCATATCTGGTTCCATGATGGAAGAACAA GAAAATAGATTTTTGGTGATGGTCATACGCGACTTGCTGAATTTATGTGAAATCATAAAAGGGAAAGATAACAAAGCAGTTATTGCTAGCAACATTAT GTATGTTGTTGGACAATACCCAAGGTTTTTAAGAGCTCATTGGAAGTTCCTAAAGACTGTTGTGAATAAGTTGTTTGAGTTTATGCATGAAACCCATCCCGGAGTTCAG GATATGGCCTGTGACACATTCCTGAAAATTGTTCAGAAGTGCAAGCGTAAATTTGTTATTGTACAg CTTGGAGAAAATGAACCATTTGTGTCTGAACTCCTGACAGGCCTGCCAACAACTGTTGCCGATCTTGAGCCTCACCAGATTCATACTTTTTATGAAGCT GTTGGTAATATGATTCAAGCAGAATCTGACCCTCAAAAGAGGGATGAATATCTACAGAGATTGATGAATCTCCCAAATCAG AAATGGGCAGAGATTATAGGGCAAGCACGCTTGAGTGTTGATTTCCTCAAGGATCAGGAGGTTATTCGCACCGTGCTTAATATATTACAG ACAAATACTAGCGTTGCCAGCTCCCTTGGAACGTTTTTCCTGAGTCAGATTTCATTGATCTTTCTGGACATGCTTAATGTGTACAG GATGTACAGTGAGCTCGTATCTAGTAGCATTGCAGAAGGGGGTCCCTTCGCTTCTAAGACATCCTATGTGAAACTTTTACG GTCGGTAAAGAGGGAGACTCTCAAGCTGATTGAGACATTCTTGGACAAGGCCGAAGACCAAGCACATATAGGAAAACAAATTGTCCCTCCAATGTTGGATCCGGTTCTCGGTGACTATGCCAGGAATTTGCCTGATGCTAGAGAGTCGGAGGTTTTGTCACTTTTTGCCACAATTATAAATAA GTACAAGGGTGCAATGATAGATGATGTGCCTCGAATATTTGAAGCTGTTTTCCAGTGCACATTGGAG ATGATTAccaaaaattttgaagattaCCCAGAGCATCGCCTGAAGTTCTTCTCTTTACTTCGTGCAATTGCTGCTCATTGTTTTCCTGCATTGATTCGGTTATCAAGTCCG CAACTGAAGCTTGTAATGGATTCAATTATATGGGCGTTTCGGCACACAGAAAGGAACATTGCGGAAACAGGGCTGAACCTGTTGTTGGAGATGCTGAAGAACTTTCAG AAGTCGGAGTTCTGTAATCAATTTTACCGTACATACTTTTTGACAATCGAACAAGAAATCTTTGCTGTCTTGACGGACACGTTTCATAAGCCTGGGTTCAAGTTGCATGTCTTGGTGCTCCAACATTTATTTTGCCTG GTGGAAAGTGGTACGTTGACGGAGCCTCTGTGGGATATTGCAGCGGTTCCTTATCCATATCCCAATAATGGAATTTTTGTTCGTGAGTATACGATCAAGCTTTTGAGTACTTCATTCCCGAACATGACTGGAACAGAG GTCACCCAATTTGTGAGTGGACTATTTGACTCGAGGACTGACCTATCCACATTTAAGAATCACATCCGAGACTTTTTAGTGCAATCCAAAGAATTTTCTGCACAG GACAACAAAGATCTTTATGCAGAGGAGGCTGCTGCACAGAGGGAGAAAGATCGGCAACGAATGCTTTCTATTCCAGGGCTCATTGCCCCCAATGAGATACAGGATGAAATGGTTGATTCCTAG